One Manihot esculenta cultivar AM560-2 chromosome 18, M.esculenta_v8, whole genome shotgun sequence genomic window carries:
- the LOC110608362 gene encoding wall-associated receptor kinase-like 8, translating into MERKRRQRMMIALMELGFIPILWPTQILAVEPCLSICGDVNVQFPFGIGKGCYMDKSFEVTCNYSFTPPKPFLTSINMELLDLSTTGQVQVSNPVIYSDCSNKASNTTTVSLLGTPFVFSNSSSRFTALGCDNYARFMEDGGNIVGGCLSICPSGANASGCYGINCCQATIPPYVQFFEANMTSPFNSMADRSSCKSAFMVDQNWFAPRSSRSHDDLNLEDHVPAVLDWAADQGYCDISREPNINCTSSYCWKKLHENQVCVCRGCEDIVSCTDPRNYRCSLYCMYTPGGYNCSCPFGYERLSSSNRCYPYGRAYKKSRINIIIIGCVSGLGLLFFVAGLWLLYKLLKRRKAMKLKQKFFKRNGGLLLQQQLSSTENNVEQTKVFTSKELEKATDHYHVNRILGQGGQGTVYKGMLTDGRVVAIKKAKVIDEDKLEQFINEVLILSQINHRNVVKLLGCCLETEVPLLVYEFIPNGTLFQYIHNQNEELPLTWEMRLGIATEVAGALSYLHSAASMPIYHRDIKSSNILLDEKFRAKVADFGTSKSISIEQTHVTTRVQGTFGYLDPEYFQSSQFTDKSDVYSFGVVLVELLTGRKPISSSLSAEQRSLATYFIFLMEENRLFEIIDDRVMKEGGKEEIIAIAKLARKCLNLNGKKRPTMKTVAMELEGIRASHGASSAIEQDYEEVDYIVGDYAAAWDVASSSTGSHSISIPTRSDLQPLISGASNPGPMKQ; encoded by the exons ATGGAAAGAAAGAGACGACAGAGAATGATGATTGCTCTAATGGAGCTTGGCTTCATTCCAATATTATGGCCAACCCAAATTCTAGCAGTGGAGCCTTGTCTGTCAATCTGTGGTGATGTCAACGTCCAATTTCCATTTGGAATTGGGAAAGGTTGTTACATGGATAAGAGTTTCGAGGTAACTTGCAACTACTCTTTTACACCTCCAAAGCCTTTCTTAACTAGCATCAACATGGAGTTGCTGGACCTATCAACAACAGGGCAAGTTCAAGTCAGCAATCCAGTAATTTATTCCGATTGCAGCAACAAAGCCTCCAATACGACAACAGTTTCCCTTTTAGGCACCCCTTTCGTCTTCTCAAATTCTTCTAGCAGGTTCACAGCCCTGGGTTGCGACAATTATGCTCGATTTATGGAGGATGGTGGCAACATAGTTGGAGGATGTCTGTCTATTTGTCCTAGTGGAGCTAATGCAAGTGGCTGCTACGGCATCAACTGCTGCCAGGCCACTATACCTCCTTACGTCCAGTTCTTTGAAGCAAACATGACAAGCCCTTTTAACAGCATGGCCGATCGCAGCAGCTGCAAGTCCGCTTTCATGGTTGATCAAAACTGGTTTGCGCCTAGATCTTCAAGAAGCCATGATGATCTGAACCTCGAGGATCATGTCCCTGCGGTGCTTGATTGGGCAGCTGATCAAGGATATTGTGATATAAGTCGCGAGCCAAACATTAATTGTACCTCTAGCTACTGCTGGAAAAAACTTCACGAAAATCAAGTTTGTGTTTGCAGAGGATGTGAAG ATATAGTCAGCTGCACTGATCCAAGAAACTATAGATGTAGCTTGTACTGCATGTATACGCCGGGAGGCTACAATTGCAGCTGTCCTTTTGGATATGAGCGTCTTAGCAGTAGCAACAGATGTTACCCATATGGTCGGGCATACAAAAAATCTCGGatcaacatcatcatcatag GCTGTGTATCAGGTCTTGGATTACTCTTCTTTGTAGCTGGATTATGGTTGTTGTACAAGTTATTGAAGAGAAGAAAGGCCATGAAGCTCAAGCAAAAATTCTTCAAAAGAAATGGTGGATTGTTATTACAACAACAACTGTCTTCCACAGAAAATAACGTTGAGCAAACAAAAGTTTTTACTTCCAAGGAACTGGAGAAAGCAACTGATCACTATCATGTGAATCGAATCCTCGGCCAAGGAGGTCAAGGAACAGTATACAAAGGAATGTTGACAGATGGGAGAGTTGTTGCTATTAAGAAAGCCAAAGTAATAGATGAAGACAAGCTTGAGCAATTTATCAACGAAGTGTTGATTTTATCACAAATCAACCATCGAAACGTGGTCAAGCTACTCGGATGTTGCTTGGAGACAGAAGTTCCTCTACTTGTTTATGAGTTCATCCCTAATGGAACACTCTTCCAATATATACATAATCAAAATGAAGAGCTTCCACTTACATGGGAAATGCGTTTGGGCATTGCCACAGAAGTTGCAGGAGCTCTATCCTATTTGCATTCAGCAGCTTCCATGCCTATCTATCATAGAGATATCAAGTCATCAAATATTCTTTTAGATGAAAAGTTTAGAGCAAAAGTTGCAGACTTTGGCACCTCAAAATCAATTTCAATTGAACAAACACATGTGACAACTCGAGTACAAGGAACTTTTGGATACTTAGATCCAGAGTACTTCCAATCAAGCCAGTTTACAGATAAGAGTGATGTTTACAGCTTTGGCGTAGTTCTTGTCGAGCTCTTGACTGGACGAAAGCCCATTTCTTCATCATTATCAGCTGAACAGAGAAGTTTAGCTacgtattttatatttttaatggaggAGAATCGTTTGTTTGAAATAATTGATGATCGAGTTATGAAGGAAGGTGGGAAAGAAGAGATTATTGCAATTGCTAAACTTGCTAGGAAATGCTTGAACTTGAATGGAAAGAAGAGACCCACGATGAAGACAGTGGCAATGGAGTTAGAAGGGATTAGAGCATCTCATGGAGCTTCCTCCGCCATTGAACAAGACTATGAAGAGGTTGATTATATTGTAGGCGACTACGCTGCTGCATGGGATGTTGCTTCTTCTTCAACTGGATCCCATAGCATTAGTATACCAACCCGTTCAGACTTGCAGCCTCTAATTTCTGGTGCCAGTAACCCTGGCCCCATGAAACAGTAG